Genomic DNA from uncultured Acetobacterium sp.:
AGGGATCAAAGCGATAATGGTTAATAAAGCTTTAGATAAGATAACCGTAAAGGAAATAGTAGATCAAAGTGAGCTAACCAGACAAACTTTTTATCGCTATTTTCAGGATAAATACGATCTGGTTAACTGGTACTTTGATAAGTTGGCACAGCAATCCATCAAACAAATGGGCGTCAGCTTAACCCTGGAAGAGGGCTTGACACAAAAATTTGCATTTGTCCGGGCAGAAAAAGATTTTTTTACAGCGGCATTTAAATCAAGTGATTGCAATTCAATTTATGATTACGACTTAAAATTAATTACGGATTATTATACCAATCGGATTATCCAAAAAACTGGGAAACCATTGGATTCGGATGACAAATTCTTATTGGATATGTATTGTCAAGGATCAATGGATATGACATTCAAGTGGGTAACTGAGGGAATGATTATGGAACCGGAAGAATTTGCCAAGTTGTTAATTGATGCGATACCTGAAAAACTCAAACATTATTTGTTGTTTTTGTAGTATTCAAATAACAATTATTTTAAATAAGTAGCCAACTTTTAACTGATTATATTCGAGAAGGATAAATGCAATCAGCTAAAAGTTGGCTTTGAAGTTTTTTGCTTTCAAAAGTTACACTTAGGCAGAGTTGTAACTTTTGTGACAGTTCAAGGGCGGTGTCAATTGAATCATGACGATAATTTGATAAAATTAAAACCATAAATGCAACTGTTTACAGTTGCTGAAATTTTGGAGGTACTCTAATGGCAAGAACCTATTATTTTCCACCAGTAGTAATTATGGAACCCGGTGCAATTGAATTGATTGCTCCTGAAATTAAACGAATGAACGTGAAAAAAGCCCTTGTTGTAACTGATAAAGTTCTTATCGAAGCAGGAATTGTTCAAGACGTATTAAATGTTTTGGATAATGCCGGAGTGGCATATTCAATATTCTCGGATGTTAAACCAAACCCAACGGTAACGAATGTCAATGCCGGACTGCAGGTTTTGTTAGATAATGAATGTGATTTTGTCGTTAGTATTGGTGGCGGTTCGCCTCAGGATACGGCCAAAGGGATCGCGATTCTGGCAACCAATCCAGGAGATCTTCGGGATTATGAAGGAGTCGGGAAAACAGCTAATAAATCACTGCCAATCGTGGCGATAAATACGACCGCCGGAACTGCCAGTGAAGCAACCATCAATTATGTCATTACGGACGAAGATCGCAAACTAAAAATGGTTATTGTCGATCCCAATTGTTTAGCAACAGTTGCCGTGAATGATCCTAATTTAATGATAAAAATGCCGAAATCACTAACCGCAGCAACGGGTATGGATGCCCTTACCCATGCAGTTGAAGGCTATACTTCATCAGGATTATCGCGATTTACGGATCTTTTTAATTTAGAAGCCATCAAAGCAATTTCTGGTAGTTTGAGACAAGCAGTTGCCAATGGTGAGGATGTCGATGCCCGGGATGATATGGCTTATGGACAGTTTGTAACTGGCATGGGCTTCTCAAACGGTGGATTAGGTATCGTTCACTCAATGGCTCACCAATTAGGTGGATTCTATGACCTGCCTCATGGTGTTTGCAATGCCATCCTGTTACCCCACGTTGTCGCCTTTAATGCTGACGCCGTTGGCGATCGCTTAAAAGCCGTTGCAGAAGCAATGGGTGTTGATGTTGCTCATAAAAGCCAGGCAGAAATCAACGAGCTGGCGATTGAAGCGATTAAAACCCTGTCTGAAGATGTTGGCATTCCTTCGGGATTAGCAGAAATTGGTGTCAAAGAAGCAGACTTCGGCGAACTAGCGGATCTGGCTTTGGCAGATATTTGCACCGGTGGAAATCCCAAATGCCCAACTAAAGAGGATGTAATTGCTATTTATAAGGCGGCTTTCTAAAAAAGCAATCCAATAATCGAACTTGCCATAGAAGCTTAAACTAGTTGTTTAGGAAGCCATCACGGTTGCCTAAGTTGGTTTGGTCGGATGGTATAAATAATTATAGTATTTTAAGGGATTTGTCCTGTATGGGATAAATCCCTTTTATTTATTTACACTGAGAAGTATCAATGATAAAGCTCAGTAAATGCTCATAGATTTCAAAATAATTGCAATTAATATGAAATTTTATCCATAGATCATAAATTTTTTTCAAATATTGGGGTATATTAATTGACAGTGTTATAAAATAAAAACCATTTAAAAAGAGGGGATGACATATGAATGACAGTTTTTACAAATCCGTAGTTGAACACTCCCCAGTAGGGTATGCTTATCATAAAATTATCTGTGATCAAGCAGGAAATCCTTGCGATTATGAATTTCTGGAAATCAATAGGGCTTTTGAAAAATTGACGGGGCTCATTGGCACCGAAATAATCGGGAAGCGAATAACTGAGGTACTTCCGGAAATCGTAAATGATGAATTTAATTGGATTGCATTTTATGGGGACGTTGCTTTAAACGGTGGTGAAAAAGAATTTGAACAGTATACGGCAGCTTTGAATATTTGGTGTCGGGTGACCGTATATACTCAAGAGCCGGGCTTTTTTACAACTAATTTTGTTGATATTTCTAAAGAGAAGATGCAGTTAGAGGAGTTGAATAATTTCTTTGAACTAAACTTGGACTTGTTATGTATTGCTGATACCGAGGGAAATTTCGTAAAGACAAATAAGTCTTGGGAGGATATTCTGGGCTATACTTGTGAAGAGTTGATCAAAAAAAAATATCTTGATTTTGTACATCCTGATGATCTCCAAGCTACCCGAGAAGTCATGGCCAGGCTTAATGAACAGAATCCCGTGGTCAATTTTATCAATCGATACCGAGCCAAAGATGGAACGTATCACTGGATCGAATGGAGTTCACGGCCGCAGGGAAAGTTTGTCTATGCCGCAGCACGGGATATCACTGATCGAAAAAAATTGGAACAGCGATTGGAAAAACGGATGTTGGAGTTAACCAGGCCGCTGGAAGATGCGGGTAATATTGATTTTACCGAATTAATCGATCTGGATGACATTCAAAAATTGCAGGATGAGTTTTCAGACGCAACCGGTGTCGCTTCGGTGATCACCTTTACTGATGGAACGCCCATAACAAGAACCTCAAATTTTACCAGACTTTGCGAGAATATTATTCGAAAGACCGAAAAAGGCCGTGAAAACTGTTATAAATCGGACGCCGACATTGGTGCATATTCAGCTGATGGACCCATCATAAAAACCTGTTTAAGCGGGGGATTGTGGGATGCCGGAGCGGCCATTACGGTTGGCGGCAAACATGTTGCAAATTGGCTGATTGGCCAGGTAAGGGATGAAAATCTAAAAGACGAACAATTGGTCGCCTATGCCCGGGAGATTGGTACAGATGAGGCGGAAGCATTAATGGCATTTAGGGAAGTTCCGGAAATGTCCTTCTGGAGATTTGAAAAAATAGCAAAGTTGCTTTATACAATTGCCAATCAATTGTCGAATTTAGCTTTTCAAAATATCCTGCAAGCGCGTTTTATTAATGAAAAACGGCGGATCGAGAAGGAAATTCTGTACCTCAGTTATCATGATTATTTAACGGGACTTTATAATCGCAGGTATTATGAGCAGGAATTGATTCGTCTGGATAAGAAAGAAAATTTGCCATTAACCCTTTTATTGGGAGATGTGAATGGCTTGAAACTGATCAATGATACGCTGGGACATCTGCTGGGGGATGAGTTGCTGATCAAGACGGCCAGGATTATTAATCAGGTGTGCCGAAAAGATGATGTTGTCGCCAGGCTTGGTGGCGATGAGTTTATTGTGATTTTACCTAAAACAGAGGGTTCAAAGATTACTGAAATCATCGAAAAAATCAGGAAACTGACCTCGGAGGAAAAAGTTGGTGGCATGGATGTTTCCATTTCGTTTGGACACGAAACAAAGAAGAATGAAGAAGAAGACATTGAAGAAATTTTTAAACGGGCCGAAGATGACATGTATCGCCACAAGCAATACCAAAGTGCCGCAATGAGAATTAGACAAAAATAGTAAACCCACCGCGAAAACGGTGGGTTTACTTGATTGATTAATGATTATATCGTCATTGATTAGACTGTCGAAGTTATTAAGATAAGGTAATGTTAATGTTTGGTGGTGAGATTTCATCAACCGGTGTTTAGCTTAACACCGGTTGATATTAAACTTCTAATTGGCGAGGGTAAGTATAATCACTTTCCATGGGTAAAAAGGTGTAACCTTCAGATTGCAGGGTCTCAATAATTGTGGGGATGGCTGCTCGTGTTTCTGGTTTGAGTTCAGCATGACATAAAACGACCGAAACATCGTGACTGCGGCAACCGGCAATAATTGTCTGAGCAACGACATCCTTCAGCGGAGGATCCGAACTACCATCGCCGGAAGAAACATTCCAGTCACTGTAATTCCATCCTCGTTTTACAATCCCTTGAACACAGGTTTCGTTGGCGTTTGAAGAACCACCCGGGAAGCGAAAAACGTGGCTGGTTTCGGTTTGACCGGTTACTTGTTTTTGATATTGATCCAGTGCATCAACGTCAGCATAAAATGCCTCGGGATTGTTATAAAGACTATAATCGTGACTGCTGGTATGATTAGCCAGGGTATTTCCGTCGGCAACAATTCGTCGATACATGGCTTTAGCATTCTCGCCATCGTGCAGAGTTGTAAAGAAGGTGGCCTTGGCATCATATTCATTGAGTATATCCAGAACCTCCCCAGTGTGTTCAGTGGGACCATCATCAAAGGTTAGAAAGACAACCTTGATTCCATCAGTGTCACCGCTTCGAAGGCGTGATTTGATCGTTTCTAAAGGATCGGTATTTTTGGGGGATGTGGCAGTAGCGTTTGCTTCTTGCTTGATGTTAGTAGTGGTGGGGTTGTTTGCAGCTTTAGGGGTGTTGTTTTCAGTCGAATTTGATGACGAAGACGTTTGCACGGCCAGTCTCTGGGCATTAAAAACTTCAACCATTTTTGTCATCAAAAAAAACAATGACATGGTAATCATAATAATGAGAATAAGGCTCATAAAAGAGAATGTTATGAAACGCGGTAAATTCTTTATTTTTACTTTTGGAGTCGACTTTTTTCTCATTTTTACCTCGGATTCTTTATCGCACACAAAGCTGTCGGACAACAACTTCTGCAAAGATTAACTGTTTTTATTGTAGCAGAAAATAAACCAGATGTGTAAATAATTTCGATTATTTTTGAAAAAAATTGGTAAAACAACAGAAGTTTTTTTGAATACGATTGAGTGACAGCCCAGGGTTGAATTTAAGCAGATCTTATGTTAGGCTATTCTTATTTAAGGAGAAAGCCTGTGGACATTATAATAGTGATTAGTCAGATGCTGGAGTTATTTCTGATTCTGACATTAGGATATATTTCAGCAAAAGGAAAGATTGTCAGCCCCAAGTTCGGAACACAACTCTCGAATTTTATTTTAAGTATTACCCTTCCCTGTATGATGATTGCTTCAGTGGCAACGATGCCAGATGATACAAATAAAAATGATGTACTACTAATGTTTGTCATTGCGATTCTTTTTTATGTAGTCATGCCCGTTGTGGCCTATGGTATTACGAGAATACTGCTGGTAAAAAAAGAAGAGCGCAATTTATACATGTATATGACCATCTGGTCCAATGTCGGATTTATGGGTTTTCCGGTGATTGCATCGATCTTTGGAGAAGGTGCTATTTTTTATGCTACCATTTTTAATCTTATTTTCAATGTAAGTAACTTTACCCTTGGGATCATGCTGATGTCAAGCGAAGGAAAAAAAGCCCTGAACCTCAAGAAGTTCCTCTCTCCGGGAATGATTGCTTCAATTGTTGCTGTGATAATGTTTGCTGCCAATCTTCGGCTGCCAGAAATTCTGAATGCAACCTTAAAAACTGTTGGTAGCACCACCACCACCCTGGCCATGATTGTTATTGGGATTGCTTTATCCAACATTCCCATCAAGAGTGTCTTTACTGAGATTAGACTATATCCATATGTTATTATTAAACAGATTCTGCTGCCATTATTTGCTTGGGAGATTTTAAAAAATATCATCACAAACCCATATTTGCTGGGAATTGTAATTGTCATTATTGCGATGCCGGTGGGGACCTCCTCGGTATTGTTCGCAAATCGATATGAAAATAATGTTTCGCTTGCCACTAAAGGTGTTTTTATTACGACTCTGGCTTCGGTATTAACGATCCCGATTATCAGTTATCTGTTGCTCTAACCATGACTAAATTATAATAAGAAGTCAGTGACTAATAAATGATGAACGGAAGCACACAAATTTGTTTGTACAAGATCGATTTAAAGGTATTTTTAAAATATAATGTATTTTCTGAAAAGTTGTGCTAAAATGATTTACAATTTAGTGGGAACTAAAAAATCATTCCCCACAGTAAGGCGGAGAAAGTAACAATGATCGAAATAACAGAAGTTTTGGATTTGGCAAATGGAAGTGGATTTACAAGAGCGGCGAAACTCGATGTATCTTCCATTGAATTAAACCCGGAAGTTAGAAAAATGTGTGCCGATAACAAGTGTCAAATTTATGATACAAATTGGGCATGCCCTCCGGGATGTGGAACATTGGACGAATGTGGAGCGAAGGTAAAAAACTATAAATACGGTGTAATTCTACAAACTACCGGCGAATTGGAAGATAGTTTTGATTTTGAAGGCATGGAAGAAACCAAGAAAAAACATAATGCCAGCTTCGATCGGTTGGTCAATGCATTAGCTGAGAAAGAAGTCGATATGCTGCCATTGGGGGATGGGTGTTGTTCCCTATGTAAAAAATGTAGTTATCCGGATGAACCATGTCGATTTCCAGATAAGGCATTTTCATCAATGGAAGCATTTGGGATTCTGGTCAGCGACCTGTGTAAAGTGAATGATATTGATTATTATTATGGACCCAATACCCTTACCTATGTTGGCTGTGTTTTATTTAATTAAATAGACTGGCGGCGACAGTTACCCGCAAAGATCAGCTAAACTGCAGTGGCCGCCCCTTCTGATAATGGATTTTTCAATCTGTTTTGAGAAGGGGCGGCTATTTATGTATGACAGAAATAAGTTTTGAAGGTCAATTTGGTGAGAATCAGTTTGTTAGATAAAAGATTTCATTTTGATAATTAGTAAAAATGCATTATTTTATAAATAATGGTTGACATAAACATTAAATTGATTTAAAATTTGTCTATGCCAAAGATAGAAAAAGCAGGGGCTTATCGATTAAGGGCGACCAGTTTGGATGGTAAATTTGTAATCGCTGACATCTTATAAAAAAGCTGTGCTCGTCTTAATAATAAAGCTCATGGCACTTTCGAAATTACCTAAATATAACAACAAGGAGGTATTACCGTGTTAACAAAAAGACAGAATGTGTTGGAAACAATCAGAGGTGGAAATCCGGATCGGTTTGTAAAACAATATGAGTTTATGAATATCATTATGGAAGCGCCAATTGGAGCCATGTGTGGACCGGGCCAGACAATTAAGAACGGATGGGGGATTACATTCACCTGGCCAGAAGGTCAATTAGGCGGTTTCCCAATACATGATGATGCCCATAAGGTACTAAAAGATATTACCGATTGGCGAAATCAGGTAAAAGCTCCAGCTGTAGAAACCTCAGATGAAGCTTGGGCGGCAGCTGTTGCTCATGCAAATGCCATTGATCGCAATGAAGAATTCGCCACTGCTTTTGTAGCACCGGGGATTTTTGAAATGACCCATCATCTTATGAGTATGGAAGATGCCCTAATGGCACTGTATGAAGAACCGGAAGACATGCATGATCTGATTGATTATCTGGTTGAGTATGAACTGGCTTATGCCAAAGAAATGATCAGCCGTCTTCATCCGGATTGTATTTTCCATCATGATGATTGGGGCAGTCAGCGTTCTTCCTTTGTTTCACCAGAAATGTTTGAAGAATTCTTTGTCCCTGCCTATAAAAAAATCTACGGATTTTACAAAGATAATGGCGTAGAATTGATCGTTCACCATAGTGATTCCTATGCTGCCAACTTGGTTCCCGCTATGATTGAAATGGGCATCGATATCTGGCAGGGAGTTATGACAACCAACAACGTGCCAGAGCTGATCAAAAAATATGGCGGACAAATTTCCTTTATGGGCGATATCGACAGTGGTGTGATTGACTTCCCAGGCTGGACTCCGGAGATCATTTTTGAAAAAACGAAGGAAGCCTGTGAACGTTGTGGAAAATTATACTTTATCCCAGGGGCAAGTCATGGCTTGAACTTTGGCTGTTTCCCAGGAGTTTATGAATCAAATGACGAAGCCATTGATAAGATGAGCGCGTTGATGTTCTAATTTGTAAAAAATTAATCATAAATCAGATTATCTAAAACGAGAGAAATTCAAAACCGCGGGAATGTAAATTTCCAGCGGTTTTGAATTTTTTGCTTTATTTTTTCACTTGAATGTTGCAGTAGGAATGCCATTTTCGATGGTTAATGTGATTTCTGAAACGTGTAGAGATCGATATTGGTCCACGCAATACTAATACCAGCAGCGTCAGCAACTTTTAAAGTAGTTGATCAGATTTTTCGGTTGTCTTGACGAATAAAAACCCAAAAAAGAGCCAGCAAACAGCAATGGCACCAGTTCCTTTGGGAATTAATAATAACACTTGTCATGTGGCGCATTAATCTCTATAATAAATACTAAATATAAAGAATACTGATACACTAGCCAGGACGAAATGGCGATTAAAAACCATACCAGTGTGAATAGGACTGAAAATAGTTTAAGAGGGAGTAACAAATGAGTTTTGAGTTGATCCAGGAGATTCCGTCGCCCGACGAAATAGTTAAAATGATGCCGCTGTCTGACGCCGGCAAAAAAATAAAAACAGAACGCGACCGAATGATCAGAAATGTTTTTGAAGGAAAAGATGACCGTTTTATTTTAATTATCGGTCCTTGTTCCGCTGATAATGAAACGGCAGTGATTGATTATGTCAACCGTTTGAGTAAGATCCAAAAAGAAGTAGAAGATAAAATTATCATTATCCCAAGAATCTATACAAATAAGCCGAGAACCACTGGCGAAGGCTATAAGGGGATGCTCCATCAACCAGACGCCAATAAAAAGGCAAACATGGTTGAGGGCATTAAAGCGATTCGTCAATTGCATATCCGATCCATCGAGGAAACCGGCTTATCCTGTGCCGATGAAATGTTGTATCCGGAAAATTACGCTTATTTGGAAGATTTATTAAGCTACGTGGCCATTGGTGCTCGATCAGTGGAAAACCAGAAACATCGTTTAACCGTCAGCGGTTTGGAGATTCCAGTAGGGATGAAAAATCCAACCAGCGGAGATATCACCGTCATGCTGAACTCCATTCAAGCAGCCCAGGCTGGGCATACCTTTATTTATCGGGGCTGGGAAGTAAAAACGTCAGGGAATCCGCTGACCCATGCAATCATGAGAGGTTCGGTAGATCAGCATGGTCGTAATTATCCTAATTATCACTATGAGGATATTATGCACCTGATCAGAATGTATGAAAAGCGGGATTTTTCCTGTCCAGCAATTGTGATCGACTTGAATCACGCGAATTCAAACAAGCGTTTTGGTGAACAACCGCGAATCGCCCGGGAAGTGCTGCGCAATCGTCATTATGATGCTGATATGAAAAAATATGTCAAGGGACTGATGATCGAAAGCTATATTGAAGAAGGCAATCAACCAGTTGATGGTGGTGTTTATGGAAAATCGATTACTGATTCCTGTTTAGGATGGAAGGCCTCGGAAGATTTGATTCGCACGATTGCCGAAAAAGTATAAGTATCAATTGAACGATAAAAGCAAATAAACAAAATGCCATGCGTCGATAAAAAAATCGACGCATGGCATTTTTCGTATTAGTAACTAAGACTTTTTATAAATCTCAAAATCTCTGTAAATCTGTTTGGCATAGGCATCACACCATTTGACAATGGC
This window encodes:
- a CDS encoding TetR/AcrR family transcriptional regulator C-terminal domain-containing protein, yielding MDANDRTKERLAKGIKAIMVNKALDKITVKEIVDQSELTRQTFYRYFQDKYDLVNWYFDKLAQQSIKQMGVSLTLEEGLTQKFAFVRAEKDFFTAAFKSSDCNSIYDYDLKLITDYYTNRIIQKTGKPLDSDDKFLLDMYCQGSMDMTFKWVTEGMIMEPEEFAKLLIDAIPEKLKHYLLFL
- a CDS encoding iron-containing alcohol dehydrogenase, producing MARTYYFPPVVIMEPGAIELIAPEIKRMNVKKALVVTDKVLIEAGIVQDVLNVLDNAGVAYSIFSDVKPNPTVTNVNAGLQVLLDNECDFVVSIGGGSPQDTAKGIAILATNPGDLRDYEGVGKTANKSLPIVAINTTAGTASEATINYVITDEDRKLKMVIVDPNCLATVAVNDPNLMIKMPKSLTAATGMDALTHAVEGYTSSGLSRFTDLFNLEAIKAISGSLRQAVANGEDVDARDDMAYGQFVTGMGFSNGGLGIVHSMAHQLGGFYDLPHGVCNAILLPHVVAFNADAVGDRLKAVAEAMGVDVAHKSQAEINELAIEAIKTLSEDVGIPSGLAEIGVKEADFGELADLALADICTGGNPKCPTKEDVIAIYKAAF
- a CDS encoding PocR ligand-binding domain-containing protein, whose protein sequence is MNDSFYKSVVEHSPVGYAYHKIICDQAGNPCDYEFLEINRAFEKLTGLIGTEIIGKRITEVLPEIVNDEFNWIAFYGDVALNGGEKEFEQYTAALNIWCRVTVYTQEPGFFTTNFVDISKEKMQLEELNNFFELNLDLLCIADTEGNFVKTNKSWEDILGYTCEELIKKKYLDFVHPDDLQATREVMARLNEQNPVVNFINRYRAKDGTYHWIEWSSRPQGKFVYAAARDITDRKKLEQRLEKRMLELTRPLEDAGNIDFTELIDLDDIQKLQDEFSDATGVASVITFTDGTPITRTSNFTRLCENIIRKTEKGRENCYKSDADIGAYSADGPIIKTCLSGGLWDAGAAITVGGKHVANWLIGQVRDENLKDEQLVAYAREIGTDEAEALMAFREVPEMSFWRFEKIAKLLYTIANQLSNLAFQNILQARFINEKRRIEKEILYLSYHDYLTGLYNRRYYEQELIRLDKKENLPLTLLLGDVNGLKLINDTLGHLLGDELLIKTARIINQVCRKDDVVARLGGDEFIVILPKTEGSKITEIIEKIRKLTSEEKVGGMDVSISFGHETKKNEEEDIEEIFKRAEDDMYRHKQYQSAAMRIRQK
- a CDS encoding polysaccharide deacetylase family protein gives rise to the protein MVEVFNAQRLAVQTSSSSNSTENNTPKAANNPTTTNIKQEANATATSPKNTDPLETIKSRLRSGDTDGIKVVFLTFDDGPTEHTGEVLDILNEYDAKATFFTTLHDGENAKAMYRRIVADGNTLANHTSSHDYSLYNNPEAFYADVDALDQYQKQVTGQTETSHVFRFPGGSSNANETCVQGIVKRGWNYSDWNVSSGDGSSDPPLKDVVAQTIIAGCRSHDVSVVLCHAELKPETRAAIPTIIETLQSEGYTFLPMESDYTYPRQLEV
- a CDS encoding AEC family transporter; amino-acid sequence: MDIIIVISQMLELFLILTLGYISAKGKIVSPKFGTQLSNFILSITLPCMMIASVATMPDDTNKNDVLLMFVIAILFYVVMPVVAYGITRILLVKKEERNLYMYMTIWSNVGFMGFPVIASIFGEGAIFYATIFNLIFNVSNFTLGIMLMSSEGKKALNLKKFLSPGMIASIVAVIMFAANLRLPEILNATLKTVGSTTTTLAMIVIGIALSNIPIKSVFTEIRLYPYVIIKQILLPLFAWEILKNIITNPYLLGIVIVIIAMPVGTSSVLFANRYENNVSLATKGVFITTLASVLTIPIISYLLL
- a CDS encoding DUF2284 domain-containing protein, which translates into the protein MIEITEVLDLANGSGFTRAAKLDVSSIELNPEVRKMCADNKCQIYDTNWACPPGCGTLDECGAKVKNYKYGVILQTTGELEDSFDFEGMEETKKKHNASFDRLVNALAEKEVDMLPLGDGCCSLCKKCSYPDEPCRFPDKAFSSMEAFGILVSDLCKVNDIDYYYGPNTLTYVGCVLFN
- a CDS encoding uroporphyrinogen decarboxylase family protein, yielding MLTKRQNVLETIRGGNPDRFVKQYEFMNIIMEAPIGAMCGPGQTIKNGWGITFTWPEGQLGGFPIHDDAHKVLKDITDWRNQVKAPAVETSDEAWAAAVAHANAIDRNEEFATAFVAPGIFEMTHHLMSMEDALMALYEEPEDMHDLIDYLVEYELAYAKEMISRLHPDCIFHHDDWGSQRSSFVSPEMFEEFFVPAYKKIYGFYKDNGVELIVHHSDSYAANLVPAMIEMGIDIWQGVMTTNNVPELIKKYGGQISFMGDIDSGVIDFPGWTPEIIFEKTKEACERCGKLYFIPGASHGLNFGCFPGVYESNDEAIDKMSALMF
- a CDS encoding 3-deoxy-7-phosphoheptulonate synthase; this encodes MSFELIQEIPSPDEIVKMMPLSDAGKKIKTERDRMIRNVFEGKDDRFILIIGPCSADNETAVIDYVNRLSKIQKEVEDKIIIIPRIYTNKPRTTGEGYKGMLHQPDANKKANMVEGIKAIRQLHIRSIEETGLSCADEMLYPENYAYLEDLLSYVAIGARSVENQKHRLTVSGLEIPVGMKNPTSGDITVMLNSIQAAQAGHTFIYRGWEVKTSGNPLTHAIMRGSVDQHGRNYPNYHYEDIMHLIRMYEKRDFSCPAIVIDLNHANSNKRFGEQPRIAREVLRNRHYDADMKKYVKGLMIESYIEEGNQPVDGGVYGKSITDSCLGWKASEDLIRTIAEKV